The Prunus persica cultivar Lovell chromosome G8, Prunus_persica_NCBIv2, whole genome shotgun sequence genome includes a region encoding these proteins:
- the LOC109950869 gene encoding uncharacterized protein LOC109950869: METIIILVCYNEKWVTSKKMSKYEGGDSKGLIVPRTIKFAEQLDRVHQIGNTNSREDKYNSKVAPSKLAPLLVSIEDKGLTNDVVHSTHITTDSSRMGHSSVAIVESNEVTWNNKNVTDVGATQLPIMRLGGESEPTRQHYWSQMGEQNRYNEAGVNDDGAYLDSGFSRSDWNPKITVGKFSLRLLVVCCQLPCPWRVRASRIGEYIFMIVRCTTVHECDLRFVCDKHRQATVALVATSLKRKLKDSQTIYTPSDIMRDVKHSFGCTIHYSKAWKARELALLSIRGSAEEAYYILPAYCYELERMNPGTKTHIQTDENNHFVYLFMAVGACIRGFRSSIRPVIAVDATHLKSKYKGVMFVANAFDGNRNIYPLAFGIGDLETDASWHWFFTKLHEAIGECLNLVIISDRNVSIENVWNKIFPTAEHGICFYHMKGNMKRTCKLKKRDHILMHFEQAAKSYSIAEFDCHFRNIKRKEHVAQYLEEAGLHKWSRAHMDGRRYNVMTTNIAESINSVLRFARMLPVVHLIGEIINLLVKWFTERRELALNCTTTLCPNFGEKKLRNRLEDAARMNVVKLNNAQFNVLDGDKDGLVNLTNNSCSCRKFQLEQLPCKHVVAVCRFLKVNVYSKASRYYTRKTWMDAYSDTIYPVQPHGMWDIPEDVRSRVVLPPMARVMLGRRKKIRIPSQGEGTIRRKCSRCGSAGRNKSTCKNNIPLRNVS, from the exons atggagacaatTATTATTCTCGTGTGCTACAATGAAAAATGGGTCACCTCGAAGAAGATGTCCAAATACGAAGGGGGTGACTCAAAAGGCTTAATAGTTCCACGGACTATCAAATTTGCTGAACAGTTGGACCGTGTGCATCAGATTGGTAATACAAATAGCAGGGAAGACaag tacaATTCCAAGGTAGCACCTTCAAAACTAGCTCCCTTACTCGTGAGTATAGAAGATAAAGGACTGACAAATGATGTAGTTCATAGTACTCATATCACGACAGATAGTAGTCGGATGGGTCATTCTTCAGTTGCCATTGTTGAAAGCAATGAAGTAACTTGGAATAATAAAAATGTCACTGATGTGGGAG CTACCCAGTTGCCAATAATGCGTTTAGGAGGAGAATCTGAACCCACTCGTCAACATTATTGGAGTCAAATGGGTGAACAAAACCGGTACAATGAAGCCGGTGTAAATGATGACGGAGCATATTTGGACAGCGGGTTTTCACGAAGTGATTGGAATCCGAAAATTACAGTTGGGAAATTTTCTCTA AGGTTGCTTGTGGTTTGTTGTCAACTTCCATGCCCATGGCGGGTCCGAGCATCTAGAATTGGAGAATACATCTTCATGATTGTGAGGTGTACAACTGTTCATGAATGTGATTTGAGGTTCGTATGTGACAAGCATCGTCAAGCAACCGTAGCACTTGTAGCCACTTCACTTAAAAGGAAGTTGAAGGATTCTCAGACAATATACACACCAAGTGACATTATGAGAGATGTGAAACACAGTTTTGGTTGCACCATCCATTATTCGAAAGCTTGGAAAGCAAGGGAGTTAGCTCTATTGTCCATTAGAGGATCAGCGGAGGAGGcatattatatccttccagctTATTGCTATGAATTGGAGCGTATGAATCCCGGCACAAAAACACACATCCAAACTGATGAGAACAATCactttgtgtatttatttatggcgGTTGGCGCATGTATTAGAGGGTTCCGTTCTTCCATACGCCCAGTGATAGCCGTGGATGCCACTCATTTAAAATCCAAGTACAAGGGTGTTATGTTTGTAGCAAATGCATTCGATGGTAATCGAAATATATATCCTCTTGCTTTTGGGATTGGGGATTTGGAGACGGATGCATCATGGCATTGGTTTTTCACTAAACTTCATGAAGCCATTGGTGAGTGTCTCAATCTTGTTATTATTTCTGATCGCAATGTTAGCATAGAGAATGTGTGGAACAAAATTTTTCCAACTGCAGAACATGGCATATGCTTTTATCATATGAAGGGGAACATGAAACGCACTTGCAAGTTGAAAAAGCGTGATCACATACTTATGCACTTTGAGCAGGCTGCGAAATCTTATTCCATTGCTGAATTTGATTGTCATTTTCGCAACATCAAGCGAAAGGAACATGTTGCTCAATATCTTGAAGAGGCAGGGTTACATAAGTGGTCTAGAGCTCACATGGATGGACGCCGCTACAATGTAAtgacaacaaatattgcggAGTCAATCAACTCAGTTCTTAGGTTTGCAAGGATGCTGCCAGTGGTTCATTTGATAGGGGAAATTATTAATCTCCTTGTGAAATGGTTCACCGAACGTCGTGAGTTGGCTTTGAATTGCACAACAACATTGTGCCCCAATTTCGGAGAGAAGAAGTTGAGGAACAGGTTGGAGGATGCTGCAAGGATGAATGtggttaaattaaataatgcaCAGTTTAATGTTTTGGACGGTGATAAGGACGGCCTCGTAAATTTGACGAACAACAGTTGTAGTTGTAGAAAGTTTCAGCTTGAGCAGCTACCTTGCAAGCATGTAGTTGCAGTTTGCCGCTTCTTGAAAGTAAATGTATACTCAAAGGCTTCTCGGTATTACACTCGGAAAACCTGGATGGATGCTTATTCGGATACCATCTACCCGGTACAACCTCACGGAATGTGGGATATTCCTGAAGATGTTCGAAGTCGAGTTGTGCTGCCTCCCATGGCAAGGGTCATGCTAGGCAGACGAAAGAAGATAAGAATTCCCTCGCAAGGAGAGGGCACCATTAGAAGAAAGTGCTCAAGGTGCGGTTCCGCAGGCCGCAATAAAAGCACCTGTAAAAACAATATTCCATTGCGCAATGTATCTTAG